Part of the Ornithorhynchus anatinus isolate Pmale09 chromosome X3, mOrnAna1.pri.v4, whole genome shotgun sequence genome, ccccccccccccccgaaggtgGACAGCAGGGCCGAGTCGATCGACAAGAAGATCGCGAGGCTCGACGCGGAGCTGGTGAAGTATAAGGATCAGATCAAGAAGATGCGAGAGGGACCCGCCAAGGTAGGGAGtcgcggggcggccggggcccgggcctcgcGCCCGCCGCTTCGGCGTTGGTCCGATCGGGCGCTCCGCGGGGGCCGGGCGCCGGACTGAGCGTCCGGACCTTCTCCGTGCCCCGgtcccccgtccgtccgtccgtccgacggggatgaggaccgggagccccacgtggcgggCGACCCGACTCCCCCCGcggctcccccggcgctcggcacggcgctcggcacgtcgtGAGCGCTTGACCGGGCGCCGACGTTACCACTGCAGTTGGGCACCGGAGCGACGCCGTCTCCGCCCGCCGACGTTCTCAccgtctaaagggagggagacggacggcgaGACCGAACGAGGCGACGGGCGTCGATACCCTGCCTGTCGTCGTCGCTCTCGTAGAGCTCCGACGACCTCCCGTCGTCGGTACTAAGCGCGGGGCGCCGTGCTGGGCGCCGGCGGTGCCCGGTGGGGCACCGGATAGAGACCCTCgctgcccggcgacgggctcgcggtctaaaatgggggagacggacggacgcgTAACGTCCTGTGGaagacggggattaaccgtgagcctcacgcgggtcgacccgacggccccggatctcccccggcgcccagaacggcgctcggcacgtagtacgcgctcaaCGAACGCCGACGCGATCGTtatcgatcccggctccgccgctcgtctgccgggtggccgtgggcaagtcacttggcttctctgggtctcatttccctcgtctgtaaaatggggattaagaccgtgagcctcacgtgggacgacccggtgaccctgtatctcctccggtgcttagaacggtgccctgcgcacggtgagcgcttaacgagcgcCAGCGTTGCTGTTGTTATCGTtatcccccgggcctcggttccctcgtcggtaaaagggGGCTTGAGGCCGTGGGCGACACGTGGGAAACAGAACCGGACAGGTCGACGGGCGTCGGTACCCTGCCGGTCTTTGTTTTCAGAGAACTTAAAGGaccttcgttcgttcgttcgttcgttggttcgttcatccagtcgtatttactgagcgccgaccgtgcggggcactggaccgagcgcttgcgaTTTACAGTCGGGCAGCAgaggggggctcgcggtctaaaaggagggagacggacggcgaAACCCAACGAGCCGACGGGCGTCGGTACCCTGCCCGTCGTCGTCGCTCTCGTAGAACCCGAAGGGCCTTCATTCGTTCGTCTgagcgtatttatcgagcgctgactctgtgcggggcactggaccgagcgcttggaagggacagtcgggcagcagagagagaccgtccccgcccaacgacgggccccCCCGTCTAAAACggcggagacggacggcagagcagaacGGACCGGATCGTCGAGATCAACGGAGCGAGGGGGGGATGGGCCCCTCGTGGAGaaaagagatggggtgatagacAATCTGTACGGGTGAGCgcagggcggaggggaaggggacccggggagaagcagcgcggctcggcggaaggagcccgggctggggagtccggggtcacgggttcggatcccggccccccgtcggccgggtgtactgtgggccagtcgcttctccgggcctcggttttcccccgtctggaaaacgggggtgaagaccgtgagcttcgcggggggggggggcgcccgatcgccccgtctcctccccggcgctgaggacggcgctctgcacgtagtaagcgcttgacggatgccgtcgtcgtcattattatctcTGCCATCCTCTGGGGATCAGCTGCCCGCCGTCGAGGCCGGCCTTCttagtccccgtccccgtccccccccccccccccccgggctcgttGTGGGCGTTACGCGAATCATAGTGGTCGTTACAATGCACCGGTATATATCGTGTACTGTATCACGGGTTAATTCTATAATTATAATATCATCGTTCCGTTAtaccggcgctcggtacgggacTCCGCGATCCAGGACGGCCCCGTAGGTACGCCCGGCCGTCCCCGGAGACGCTCGCCTTCTCCCGCAGGGTCCGCGGGCTCCGGGTCCCGtggcttttcctccccctctcccctctccctctccccccggaacccttttttcctctttttcccggTCGAATCCGAATCTCTTGTctctctgccttcagaacatggTGAAGCAGAAGGCCCTGCGGGTGTTAAAGCAGAAACGGATGTGAGTTTCCCGGccgcggggcggaggggccgaTCGAGGGGCGGGGCACGGAGGGCGGCTCGCGGGGGCGGAGGCGCGGCGTCCCggcgggggaagagcccggggaccgaggacccgggttctgatcggggagcggcgcggctcggtggccggggcccgggcctgggtggtcggaggtcgtgggttcgaatcccggctccgccgcccgtcggctgggtgaccgcgggcgagccgcttcgcttctctgggcctccgttccctcgtctgtaaagtgggggtgaaggccgtgagccccacgcgggacgacccgattcccctgggtctagccccggcgcttaggacggtgctctgcgcgtggtgagcgcttagcggatgccgtcatcgttattattaacctgCGGTCCTCGTGAGCGCCGCGGGAGTCGACGCGATTGGAAATTCTCGATTTAACACGCGCAGGTACGAGCAGCAGCGGGATAATCTGTCGCAGCAGTCTTTTAATATGGAGCAGGCCAATTACACCATCCAGTCTCTGAAGGACACCAAAACTACGGTAGAGACGAAATGCTCCCTTCTTCCCTAGTTTtcgttggggtttgtttttttgtttttttttcaaaaatagtCCTCCgtattttgtttgtttattttttaaatagccTATTTAAAAATACCGCCCTCCCCCACACGCCCGCTCTCGGTTTTCACGTCGTAGGTCGACGCTATGAAATTGGGCGTGAAGGAGATGAAGAAAGCGTACAAGCAAGTCAAGATCGATCAGATCGAGGTAAGACTGGAACCGAAGCCGAGCGGACGCCggggctctctgtctctccgAAGGATCGTCCCGCGGGTCTCGggcatctctcctcccttcatttCTCCGGTTCGAAACCCTAGCTGTCCGCggtctgggctctgatcccgcccccgccgccgcccgtctgccgtgcgacctcgggcaagtcgcttcgctttcctgggcctcggtcccctcctcggtaaagtggggattaactgcgagcctcgcgtggggcggcccgatgaccccgtatctcccccggcgcttgggacggtgccctgcccaccgtaagcgctcaacgaataccgacGGTATCAcgattaatcccggctccgccgctcgtctgctgcgtgaccgcggggcggatcgctttgctcctctgggcctcggtcacctccgctgtaaaacggggacggggaccgtgagcctcacgcgggtcgacccgacgaccccgtgtctcccccggcgcttagaacggcgctcggcacatagtaagcgctcagcgaacaccgacgtcgtcgtcgtccttctctgggcctcagttccctcgtccgtaaaagggAGCTTAAGGCCGTGGgcgtcacgtgggacggggacggcgtccaacccgatcctctcggatccgccccggcgcttcggCCGGCGTCcgccacatagtaggcgcttaccggCTGCCAGGGTTATTATTAAAATCGGCCCAGCGCGGTCGGTTGAGGTTGGCACGGGGGGAAGGGTTTAGGGGCCGtgaaggggacgggagaggagacGGGCAAGTAGGAGACGCCGAGCGACGGCGGCGGCTGGAGGATCCTTAGGTTCCCCCTAAAAGGGGTCACGTTTTATCGATTGGGTGTGCGCTCTTCCCTCCCGAACGCCGGACCCTTCCTTCCCGGCGCTTCGcccggtgccctgcacgcggtaagcgctcgacaggtaGGGCCGAATGAATTCAGAACGCGGTGACCTGCGCGGCGAAATAAGGATGTAAATAAAAGTCCTCCTCCAGGACATACAAGACCAGTTGGAGGATATGATGGAGGACGCAAACGAAATTCAGGAAGCACTGAGCCGGAGTTACGGAACGCCGGAGATCGACGAGGATGATCTGGAAGCGGGTtagtcgcgggggggggggggaattcccACGGGAGCAGCGGAGTTTCTGCGACAGCTgatcccccgccccggcctcaccccgtgtctaccccagcgcttgacagataccgacgttactatgatttaataataattactacttaATGACGAAGCCGCACGAGGAGGGCCGCCTTCCCGAGGTAGCGCCCCTCTTCTCAGTAAAGGCAGAGACGCATCCCCCTCGCTGATCTTTAAGCCTGTCCCGTAAATAACCGAACGGAGCCGGGACTCGGACCGGTGGTCAGTCGAGCGGCCCTAAAGAACACccgcgggaggagcgggaggggcaGGGTTTGGCGTCCCCTTCGCCCTCCGTTCCGTTAACCCGCCGTGCCCGGGCAGGGGCGGCCGGTGGGCGTGGAGAGGCGGAGATGTCCGGGTTTCCGTCCGTCGCCCCCAAAGCCGGGCATCCGGAAGATGGCCGAGGCTGCCGCCACCGCGGATTTTCCatcccccccattcccccccccccgaaaacgCTCAGCCCCTGCGTAATTGATGATTTCGATTCAGTTTCCATAgaggagcggcggggctcagcggaaagagcccgggcttgggagtcggggggtcgtgggttctaataataatgatgtcggtatctgttaagcgcctactacgtgccgagcaccgttctaagcgctggggggggggggggacacgggggaatcgggtcgtcccgcgtggggctcgcggtcttaatccccattttacagatgagggaactgaggcacagaaaagttaagtgactcgcccacggtcacacagccggcgagcggcggagctgggattcgaacccgtgagcccCGACCCGCCGCTCctccgctgcgtggccttgggcgagtcgcctcacgtCTCTGTCACCTCGTCCGTCAAAACGGGGGTTGAAAAACGGAaacgcgagccccgggtgggacgatgcgccgaccccgcatctcccccagcgcttaggacggggctcggcacgtagcaggcgcttaaccgGCGCCGTGATCGTCGTCGTTAATTCCAGAACTGGATGCGCTGGGCGACGAGCTTTTAGCGGACGAAGACACCTCTTATTTAGACGAAGCGGCGTCCGCCCCGGCCATTCCGGAAGGAGCGCCTACCGACGCGAAAAACAAGGTGGGCCCTCTCCGTCCGGCCGTTTGAGATGGGGGCGTTTAAAAATCGGATGCGCGACTCGGGCGCGAAAGCTCGCGAGCCTCAGCCGGGACGCGGCGGCGTGTAATCCTTGGCCCTTCGGCGTGCGGAGCCCGGCCGGGTCAACGTCCCGCGCTGGCTCCGGCGGGAATTTCCGGAGAGCCGTtcctccctctccgccctccgGGAAGCGCTCCCTAGATACCCCGGGGCGCTCGAGAGGCCGAAACAACCTCGAgcgcccgtctccccttctccgGGGGGCCGGGAGACGGCCTCCCCGCCCGTTGGAACGGGGCAGGTTCGGGAGAGCGAAGGCTGTAATTTGCCATTTAATTCGCGGTCGTCGTCTGCGGTTATGATTTAAATCGGCGCCTGGTTTCGGCAGCCGCCGCGGCGGCGGTTTCGGGCGACGGGCGTCTTCCGGAGCGGCCTCTTTCGGGCCAACCGATAGTTCATCGCCCCGGTGACGCGGGAGGGCAGTGGGTCCGTTTAGAAGCAGACCCCCGTTCCGATAAATAGGTGGAAAAACGCTGGGCCGTGGGGTTTTCTCGGCCGCCGGCCTCGACGCGACCCGCGTCGGAGGGCGACGAAACTGACCtcgggagcgtggctcagtggagagggcgcgggcttggcagtcagaggtcacgggttctaatccccgctccgccgctagtcagctgcgcgaccttgggcaagtcactgaacttctccgtgcctcggttgcctcatccgtcaaacggggatgaaaactgtgagccccgcctgggacgacctgatcgccttgtatcccccagcgcttagagcagtgctttgcccgtaggaggcgcttaacaaataccacggtcttATTCCTTCGTTTCACAGGACGGCGTCCTGGTCGATGAGTTCGGTTTGCCGCAGATCCCCGCCACGTAGACCCGCGTCTCCGACCCGCACGTCAGCTGGCCGACCCCTTTATGCGATCGAACGGAAACGCTTTTGGAAACCGGGAAACGCTCCGCCTTTCTACGGCCACCGCAGCGTCTCTGACGTCTCCGTACCGAGGTCTCTTCGGCTGAATTAtcgatcggggggcgggggggggggggggggggggggggggggagaagaaaaaaaaaatgggtagctctcttcctcctcggtGGCCGAATGGGGCTTTTGCTTTCTTTTATTTATACGCATTTCCGGAagagcgggagggaagggggttttCTCGAAACGCCGTCGGACGCGATTCTGTGGCGTCGCGGAGAGGGCCGGCGTGTTTGTGAGGCTCTCTCCGTGTTCGCGCCGCCGGTCGATTCGGCGCCGCGGGTGCATTTATAATTAACACGGTATATAACAGCGGACGCCGCTGGGGAACGGGAGACGGTCTCGGAGAAGCCTCCTCTCGGCGAAGGGCGGCGTCCGTTGTCGCGTCTCCTCTCCGCGACGGCCAACGAGCCTCACCCGGTGGGAGCGGGCGACCCGCCGGCTCTTCGCCCCCAAACCTCCGCGCCGAAAGTCGGTCGCGATCCAAACCGAAAAGGCCTCCCGGCGCCGACTGCAGTGAACGATTTATTCATTAATACTTTTCCCACGGAATAATTTCGAAACCCTCCTTTCGGACTAAAGCCCCGGTTAGAGGAAACCGATTTTCCCGGTCGAGGACGGGGCCGGGTGGAGAGGGAGCCGTGACGTGTACTGCGTTTTCCTGGGGTGGAGGAGAGCTTGGGTTGCGGCGAAGGGCGTCCTCCCGCCTTTGGGGAGCGAATTGAAAGTTGTCGTTCCGTAGGGGACGCCCCCGGAGAGCAGTTATGTCTTCCCCAGAACGCCCGCGCTTATTAATTTCCCCCAAAACGGTGCTACGGAGGTCAGACCCGTCGAGACGACGGCGTCCGCGGGGCAGGTGAGAGGAGTAGTAGCCGTTCGCCGTCGTGGCggcttttggttttggtttttttttttttatggtattcgttaagcgcctactatgtgccgggcgccgttctgagcgctgggggagatacgggggtcatcgggttggacccggtccccgtcccccacggggctcgccgtctccggccccgttttacggaggaggcgaCGGAGACGGGAAGCGGCCTgtcacgcggccgacgggtggaagagccgggattagaac contains:
- the CHMP5 gene encoding charged multivesicular body protein 5, whose amino-acid sequence is MNRFFGKAKPKGPPPSLTDCIGTVDSRAESIDKKIARLDAELVKYKDQIKKMREGPAKNMVKQKALRVLKQKRMYEQQRDNLSQQSFNMEQANYTIQSLKDTKTTVDAMKLGVKEMKKAYKQVKIDQIEDIQDQLEDMMEDANEIQEALSRSYGTPEIDEDDLEAELDALGDELLADEDTSYLDEAASAPAIPEGAPTDAKNKDGVLVDEFGLPQIPAT